One Bacillota bacterium DNA segment encodes these proteins:
- a CDS encoding ATP-dependent Clp protease ATP-binding subunit: MFGRYSERAQRVILLAQEEARRLGYNYVGTEHLLLGLIREGTGVAARALQNMGVDLDQVRAEVEKIIGRGNGPVGGEIGYTPRAKKVVMELAIEEARLLGHNYVGTEHLLLGLIREGEGVAARVLENMGVDLEKTRREVIRLLGGSAPAQPPTAARPAPGRRTSRSNTPVLDNFGRDLTQLAEEGKLDPVIGREKEIERVIQILSRRTKNNPVLIGEPGVGKTAIVEGLAQRITEGNVPELLKERRVVTLDMGALVAGSKYRGEFEDRLKKVMDEIRRASNVILFIDELHTIIGAGAAEGAIDASNILKPALARGELQTIGATTIDEYRKHIEKDAALERRFQPVMVEEPSVDETIAILKGLRDRYEAHHRVVITDDAIVAAARLSDRYVSDRFLPDKAIDLIDEAASRVRLRAFVEPPELKEMEERLNEIQKEKEEAVQSQEFEKAANLRDQEQKLQQEIEKRREVWHQNQVTERLLVTEDDVSQVVSSWTGIPVQRLALEESERLLHLEEILHARVIGQDEAVSAVARAIRRARAGLKDPRRPIGSFIFLGPTGVGKTELAKALADALFGDEDAMVAIDMSEYQERHTVSRLVGAPPGYVGYEEGGQLTEAVRRRPYSVVLLDEIEKAHPEVFNVLLQVFEEGRLTEAKGRHVDFRNTVVILTSNVGQDILRRQAALGFRPNEDEEYGYKQMRDRILDEVRKTFRPEFLNRIDDIIVFHPLKREDIREIVDLMLKQVEGRLKELGLVLEVSERAKEILVDEGYNPEFGARPLRRAITRLVEDPLSEEIIAGKFSDGDTVLVDADSEGKLVFERKRATVSSESPA, from the coding sequence CGCCGCGCGCCAAGAAGGTGGTCATGGAGCTGGCCATCGAGGAGGCCCGGCTCCTGGGCCACAACTACGTGGGCACCGAGCACCTCCTCCTGGGGCTGATCCGGGAGGGGGAGGGCGTCGCCGCGCGCGTCCTCGAGAACATGGGGGTCGACCTGGAGAAGACCCGCCGCGAGGTGATCCGCCTCCTCGGCGGGAGCGCCCCGGCCCAGCCGCCGACGGCGGCCCGGCCGGCACCGGGCCGGCGGACCAGCCGTTCCAACACGCCGGTGCTGGACAACTTCGGCCGCGATCTGACCCAGCTGGCGGAGGAAGGGAAGCTGGACCCGGTGATCGGCCGGGAGAAGGAGATCGAGCGCGTCATCCAGATCCTCTCCCGCCGGACCAAGAACAACCCGGTGCTGATCGGCGAACCCGGCGTGGGCAAGACGGCCATCGTCGAGGGGCTGGCGCAGCGGATCACCGAGGGCAACGTGCCGGAGCTCCTGAAGGAGCGGCGCGTGGTCACCCTGGACATGGGCGCCCTGGTCGCCGGCTCCAAGTACCGCGGCGAGTTCGAGGACCGGCTCAAGAAGGTGATGGACGAGATCCGGCGCGCCTCCAACGTCATCCTCTTCATCGACGAGCTGCACACCATCATCGGCGCCGGCGCGGCGGAGGGCGCCATCGACGCCTCCAACATCCTGAAGCCGGCGCTGGCCAGGGGTGAGCTGCAGACCATCGGCGCCACCACCATCGACGAGTACCGGAAGCACATCGAGAAGGACGCGGCGCTGGAGCGCCGCTTCCAGCCGGTGATGGTGGAGGAGCCCTCCGTGGACGAGACCATCGCCATCCTCAAGGGGTTGCGCGACCGGTATGAGGCGCACCACCGGGTGGTGATCACCGACGATGCCATCGTCGCGGCGGCACGGCTGAGCGACCGGTACGTCTCCGACCGCTTCCTGCCGGACAAGGCGATCGACCTGATCGACGAGGCCGCCTCCCGCGTCCGGCTGCGCGCCTTCGTCGAGCCGCCCGAGCTCAAAGAGATGGAAGAGCGGCTGAACGAGATCCAGAAGGAGAAGGAGGAGGCCGTCCAGAGCCAGGAGTTCGAGAAGGCGGCCAACCTGCGCGACCAGGAGCAGAAGCTCCAGCAGGAGATCGAGAAGCGGCGCGAGGTCTGGCACCAGAACCAGGTGACCGAACGGCTGCTGGTGACCGAGGACGACGTCTCCCAGGTGGTCTCCAGCTGGACAGGGATTCCCGTCCAGCGCCTGGCGCTGGAGGAGTCGGAGCGGCTCCTCCACCTGGAGGAGATCCTCCACGCCCGCGTCATCGGCCAGGACGAGGCGGTCTCCGCCGTGGCCCGCGCCATCCGCCGGGCGCGCGCCGGCCTGAAGGACCCGCGCCGGCCCATCGGTTCGTTCATCTTCCTGGGGCCGACCGGGGTCGGCAAGACCGAGCTGGCCAAGGCGCTGGCGGACGCGCTCTTCGGCGACGAGGACGCCATGGTGGCCATCGACATGTCGGAGTACCAGGAGCGGCACACCGTCTCCCGGCTGGTGGGCGCCCCGCCGGGCTACGTCGGCTACGAGGAGGGTGGCCAGCTGACGGAGGCGGTCCGGCGCCGGCCGTACTCGGTGGTGCTTCTGGACGAGATCGAGAAGGCGCACCCCGAGGTCTTCAACGTCCTCCTCCAGGTCTTCGAGGAGGGCCGGCTGACCGAGGCGAAGGGGCGCCACGTCGACTTCCGCAACACGGTGGTCATCCTCACGTCCAACGTCGGCCAGGACATCCTCCGGCGCCAGGCGGCGCTGGGCTTCCGGCCCAACGAGGACGAGGAGTACGGCTACAAGCAGATGCGCGACCGGATCCTCGACGAGGTGAGGAAGACCTTCCGGCCGGAGTTCCTCAACCGCATCGACGACATCATCGTCTTCCACCCGCTCAAGCGGGAGGACATCCGCGAGATCGTCGACCTGATGCTCAAGCAGGTGGAGGGCCGTCTCAAGGAGCTGGGCCTCGTGCTCGAGGTGAGCGAGCGGGCCAAGGAGATCCTGGTCGACGAGGGATACAACCCCGAGTTCGGCGCCCGGCCGCTCCGCCGCGCCATCACCCGCCTGGTGGAGGACCCGCTCTCCGAGGAGATCATCGCGGGCAAGTTCTCCGACGGCGACACCGTGCTGGTGGATGCCGACTCCGAAGGGAAGCTGGTCTTCGAGCGGAAGCGCGCGACGGTCTCCAGCGAGTCGCCCGCCTGA